Proteins from a genomic interval of Pelagicoccus enzymogenes:
- a CDS encoding sulfite exporter TauE/SafE family protein, whose amino-acid sequence MIDDGNLYALLSPLAAFVAGALVSLHCVGMCGPLSCALIGQKKGRSALPAHGVYHLGRLLSYTFLGAVVGALGSGVVSWVGDNPARFAPWAFAAFFVALALNLDGLFTKWQAKSGIGRGIVQRAYRLSGKARAFSLGALTPLIPCGPLYLMLWATTMSGSASQGASVMFCFAAGTLPLMLLAQSGWAWLSLRMDAKKLAYLRRGVALLAVGLLCMRAFMGTDAQAIVSGEGICK is encoded by the coding sequence ATGATCGACGACGGAAATCTCTACGCCTTGCTCAGTCCGCTCGCGGCTTTCGTCGCCGGCGCTCTGGTGAGCTTGCACTGCGTAGGGATGTGCGGGCCGTTGAGCTGCGCCTTGATTGGTCAGAAGAAGGGCCGCTCCGCGTTGCCGGCCCACGGCGTGTATCACTTGGGCCGTTTGCTGTCTTACACGTTCCTGGGAGCGGTCGTGGGCGCCTTGGGGAGTGGTGTGGTTTCTTGGGTGGGGGACAATCCCGCTCGTTTTGCACCGTGGGCGTTTGCCGCCTTTTTCGTGGCGTTGGCATTGAACTTGGATGGCTTGTTTACCAAATGGCAGGCAAAGTCGGGCATCGGCCGTGGAATCGTGCAGCGGGCGTATCGGCTCTCCGGAAAGGCCCGCGCTTTCTCTTTGGGGGCCCTGACGCCGCTGATTCCCTGTGGCCCCTTGTACTTGATGCTATGGGCCACCACCATGAGCGGATCGGCAAGCCAGGGGGCTTCGGTCATGTTTTGTTTCGCGGCCGGAACGTTGCCGCTGATGCTACTTGCTCAGAGCGGCTGGGCATGGTTGTCGCTGCGGATGGATGCCAAGAAGCTGGCCTACTTGCGGCGTGGCGTAGCCTTGCTGGCGGTTGGGCTGTTGTGCATGCGTGCTTTCATGGGGACGGATGCTCAGGCGATCGTTTCCGGAGAGGGAATATGCAAGTAG